The following coding sequences are from one Bos indicus x Bos taurus breed Angus x Brahman F1 hybrid chromosome 5, Bos_hybrid_MaternalHap_v2.0, whole genome shotgun sequence window:
- the LOC113893715 gene encoding olfactory receptor 6C2-like: MKNHTSLPTFILLGLTDDPPMQVLIFIFLFASYTLSVTGNLTIIILTLVDSHLKTAMYFFLKNFSFLETLFTTVCIPRFLYSLSTGDKTISYNACFSQIFFIFVFAATEFFLLAIMSYDRYVAICKPLQYATIMNSRVCGGLVICCWIAGCLVIFPPASLGLELEFCDSNIIDHFLCDAFPVLKISCSDTWFLEQMVFTVAVLTVIGTFLCVFLSYTYIIKTIIKLPSAQQKMKAFSTCSSHLIVVSITYGSCIFIYVKPSAKDEVAVNKGVLVLTTSVAPMLNPFIYSLRNKQVKQAFADLIKRISLILRK; the protein is encoded by the coding sequence ATGAAAAACCATACATCATTACCTACATTCATTCTCCTGGGACTAACAGATGATCCTCCAATGCAGGTTCTGatctttatatttctatttgcTTCCTACACATTGAGTGTCACTGGGAACCTGACCATCATTATACTCACTTTAGTAGATTCCCACCTTAAAACtgccatgtactttttcctcaaaaatttctcctttttagaAACCTTATTCACCACCGTCTGCATTCCCAGATTCTTATACAGCTTATCAACTGGGGACAAGACTATTTCTTATAATGCTTGTTTTagtcaaatattttttatcttcGTTTTTGCAGCAACAGAATTTTTTCTCCTAGCCATCAtgtcctatgaccgctatgtggccatctgcaaacctTTACAATATGCAACCATCATGAACAGTAGAGTCTGTGGAGGACTTGTTATTTGCTGTTGGATAGCAGGTTGTCTGGTCATATTTCCACCAGCTTCCCTGGGCTTAGAACTGGAATTCTGTGACTCTAATATCATCGATCATTTTCTCTGTGATGCTTTTCCTGTGTTAAAAATCTCTTGTTCAGACACATGGTTCCTAGAACAGATGGTTTTTACCGTTGCTGTGTTGACTGTCATTGGgacatttctgtgtgtgtttctgtcttaTACATACATCATCAAGACTATCATAAAGTTGCCTTCAGCTCAGCAAAAAATGAAGGCCTTTTCTACCTGCTCTTCTCACCTGATTGTGGTTTCTATCACCTATGGAAgctgtattttcatttatgtCAAACCTTCAGCAAAGGATGAAGTGGCAGTTAATAAGGGTGTATTAGTGCTTACTACCTCAGTTGCTCCCATGTTAAACCCATTTATTTATAGCCTGAGgaataaacaagtaaaacaagCTTTTGCTGACTTAATCAAAAGAATTTCATTGATTTTAAGGAAGTAA